From one Musa acuminata AAA Group cultivar baxijiao chromosome BXJ2-6, Cavendish_Baxijiao_AAA, whole genome shotgun sequence genomic stretch:
- the LOC135615416 gene encoding filament-like plant protein 3 gives MDPRSWLWKRKSPEKSPGETESSGSVSSHSERYSDDQEGLRASPNDTSIHADSPEISSNNCDGEIHESVKRLTEKLSAALLNISAKEDLVKQHAKVTEEAVSGWEQAEAEVAALKQQLETAVQKNSALEDNISQLDGALKECVRQLRQLREEQEEKVCDSITKKTHEWDSEKQEFEKQLVELKTQLEDAKTEAATLDHEFQARLEAVEKENMALKTELHSRSEDLQVLLLERELSNKAAETASKQHLESIKKVGKLEAECHQLRSINRRLSSVSNHKPIASSVCVKSLTDSQSDSSERLIGMDSEHGCSDLWASALIAELDQFKNEKGSSRNLTTSVEIELMDDFLEMERLVALPEIDHGSSGFGAEADSFPVVRRDSPPRVENEILHHRLIELEEKIERLEHEKAELEITLADSHNRLDMSCNLLTAAEDKIVELQREIDLADESKEMVRSEAMNLEGRWKELETQLESASSENVKLYARVSLLEESFEAERALSDELKSTIKISEDARQALDSQLKSAHLEARSLNEKVGLLECQVKEGRALSSELAAKEEALEATRKALESQLEHANSEVRMLQEKASFWELKAEEEMILSAEFAIKLEATEATRKKLELDLKSAHEFATEVEAAETAKKALETQLESAHIEVVKLSKKVVLLERQIDEERAMSAEFASKCHKLEDDLLRIKREADLWSVTNSNRERKIKQEKELALAAGKLEECQKTIASLNQQLKSLTTLDDLMFEAVQPEHNIGLANLSGTEADDLYHIDSSEVIDSFTISNGRERSSPQSSPHSLLSPSSSNLSEFMRTLSCSRSTTL, from the exons ATGGATCCTCGGAGTTGGCTGTGGAAGCGCAAATCACCAGAGAAGAGCCCTGGTGAGACCGAGAGTTCGGGATCAGTATCCTCTCATTCTGAGAGGTACTCGGATGACCAG GAAGGCTTAAGGGCTTCTCCAAATGATACTTCAATCCATGCTGATTCGCCAGAAATTTCATCCAATAACTGTGATGGTGAAATTCATGAAAGTGTGAAGAGATTGACCGAGAAACTGTCAGCTGCTCTTCTGAACATCAGCGCCAAAGAGGATCTCGTCAAGCAGCATGCTAAAGTCACAGAAGAAGCTGTTTCAG GCTGGGAGCAGGCAGAAGCTGAGGTTGCAGCCCTAAAGCAGCAGCTTGAAACTGCAGTCCAGAAGAACTCCGCCCTTGAAGATAATATTAGCCAACTTGATGGGGCCCTAAAGGAATGTGTCAGGCAGCTCCGTCAATTAAGAGAAGAGCAAGAAGAGAAAGTTTGTGATTCCATCACTAAGAAGACACATGAATGGGACTCCGAGAAGCAGGAGTTTGAGAAACAACTCGTGGAACTTAAAACACAGCTTGAAGATGCAAAGACTGAAGCTGCGACACTTGATCATGAATTTCAGGCAAGACTTGAAGCTGTTGAGAAAGAGAATATGGCTCTGAAGACCGAGCTCCACTCTCGATCTGAAGATCTTCAGGTTTTATTGCTAGAGAGAGAGCTAAGCAATAAAGCAGCAGAGACTGCAAGCAAGCAACACTTGGAGAGTATAAAGAAGGTTGGTAAGCTTGAAGCTGAATGCCATCAATTACGGAGTATAAACCGTAGGTTATCATCTGTAAGCAATCACAAGCCAATTGCTAGCTCAGTTTGTGTCAAATCTCTGACTGATAGTCAATCAGATAGCAGTGAGCGGTTGATTGGTATGGATAGTGAACATGGCTGCTCAGACTTATGGGCATCTGCTTTAATTGCTGAGCTTGATCAGTTCAAGAATGAGAAGGGTAGTTCAAGAAACCTCACCACGTCTGTAGAGATTGAGCTTATGGATGATTTCCTTGAGATGGAAAGACTTGTTGCTTTGCCTGAGATTGATCATGGAAGCTCTGGCTTTGGAGCAGAAGCTGATTCCTTCCCAGTTGTCAGGAGAGACAGCCCTCCGAGGGTTGAAAATGAAATTCTGCATCATAGATTGATTGAGTTAGAAGAGAAAATCGAGAGACTGGAACATGAAAAAGCGGAATTAGAGATAACTTTGGCTGACTCACACAATCGGCTGGATATGTCTTGCAATCTTCTGACAGCAGCTGAGGATAAGATAGTTGAACTGCAGAGAGAGATAGATTTGGCAGATGAATCAAAAGAAATGGTCAGAAGTGAAGCTATGAATTTGGAGGGAAGGTGGAAAGAATTGGAGACTCAGCTAGAGTCAGCCTCCTCGGAAAATGTAAAGCTCTATGCGAGGGTATCTTTGTTGGAAGAAAGTTTTGAGGCTGAGAGAGCATTGTCTGATGAACTTAAATCTACGATAAAGATTTCTGAGGATGCTAGACAGGCACTGGACTCTCAGCTCAAGTCAGCACATCTGGAAGCCAGAAGTCTAAATGAGAAAGTAGGACTATTAGAATGCCAGGTTAAGGAGGGAAGGGCATTGTCTTCAGAATTAGCAGCAAAAGAAGAGGCTTTGGAGGCAACAAGAAAGGCATTGGAATCTCAGCTTGAGCATGCAAATTCAGAAGTCCGGATGCTACAGGAAAAGGCTAGTTTCTGGGAACTAAAAGCTGAGGAGGAGATGATATTATCTGCTGAATTTGCAATTAAACTAGAAGCCACTGAGGCAACAAGAAAGAAATTGGAGCTTGATCTCAAGTCAGCACACGAATTTGCCACCGAAGTAGAGGCTGCGGAGACAGCAAAAAAGGCACTGGAAACTCAACTTGAATCCGCACATATAGAAGTTGTGAAGCTGAGTAAAAAGGTAGTCTTGTTAGAAAGGCAAATTGATGAGGAAAGAGCAATGTCTGCAGAATTTGCGTCCAAGTGTCATAAATTGGAGGATGATTTGTTGAGGATTAAAAGAGAAGCTGATCTTTGGAGCGTTACAAACTCCAACCGAGAACGGAAGATAAAACAG GAGAAAGAACTCGCTCTGGCTGCTGGTAAATTGGAAGAATGCCAGAAGACAATAGCCTCTCTGAATCAACAGTTAAAATCATTGACAACTTTGGATGACTTAATGTTTGAGGCTGTGCAGCCCGAACATAACATTGGCTTGGCAAATCTTAGTGGTACCGAAGCCGATGATCTCTATCACATCGATTCTTCAGAGGTAATTGACAGTTTTACTATTTCCAATGGCAGAGAAAGGAGCTCACCTCAATCTTCTCCACACTCTTTGCTTTCTCCTTCATCCTCAAATCTGTCCGAGTTTATGAGAACATTGTCTTGTAGCAGAAGCACCACTCTTTAG
- the LOC103989081 gene encoding chlorophyllide a oxygenase, chloroplastic, giving the protein MTMVAALSPLPISHFRPSSRFCTQKSVGGRGGFRVLAVFGDGEGGATDKKNTWGEIFDVEVPRPRVQPSKGKFLDVNQALEVARMDIQYCDWRARQDVLSIMLLHEKVVEVLNPLARDFKSIGTMKKELAELQEDLEQAHRQVHVSEARVAAALDKLAYMESLVSNRLLQEKSSCDSSIECITLTPSTSSASKDPVKSKSSRRSLNVSGPVQPYHSSLKNFWYPVAFSKDLKDDTMIPIDCFEEPWVIFRGKDGNPGCVRNTCAHRACPLHLGSVNEGRIQCPYHGWEYSTDGKCEKMPSTRMLNVRIRSLPCFEHEGMIWIWPGSAPPTDTLPSLQPPTGFMIHAEIVMELPVEHGLLLDNLLDLAHAPFTHTTTFAKGWNVPSLVKFLTPASGLKGYWDPYPIDMEFRPPCIVLSTIGISKPGKLEGRSTRQCSTHLHQLHVCLPSSRQKTRLLYRMSLDFAPLLKHIPFMHILWRHFAEKVLNEDLRLVVGQQDRMINGANVWNSPVSYDKLGIRYRLWRDALERGVDHFPFTKQDN; this is encoded by the exons ATGACCATGGTGGCAGCTCTGTCTCCGCTTCCGATCTCGCACTTCCGACCGTCCTCCAGATTCTGCACGCAAAAG AGTGTTGGTGGTCGAGGTGGATTCAGAGTGTTGGCCGTGTTTGGGGATGGAGAGGGCGGTGCGACGGACAAGAAGAACACATGGGGAGAAATTTTTGATGTGGAGGTTCCTCGCCCCAGGGTGCAGCCATCGAAGGGCAAATTCTTGGATGTAAACCAAGCTTTGGAGGTGGCCAGGATGGACATTCAGTATTGTGACTGGAGGGCGCGGCAGGACGTGCTTAGCATCATGCTGCTTCATGAGAAG GTGGTAGAGGTTCTTAATCCATTAGCGCGTGATTTTAAGTCGATCGGAACCATGAAGAAAGAGTTGGCAGAGTTGCAAGAAGATCTAGAACAGGCCCATAGACAG GTCCATGTATCAGAAGCAAGGGTAGCTGCTGCTCTGGACAAGCTTGCATACATGGAATCACTGGTGAGTAACAGACTCTTGCAAGAAAAGAGCTCATGTGATTCCAGTATCGAGTGCATCACACTTACTCCGAGCACTTCCTCAGCATCTAAAGATCCTGTCAAAAGTAAGTCAAGTAGAAGAAGTCTAAATGTTTCTGGTCCTGTTCAACCATACCATTCCAGCTTGAAGAACTTCTGGTACCCAGTAGCTTTCTCAAAAGACCTCAAAGATGATACTATG ATTCCCATCGATTGTTTCGAAGAACCTTGGGTGATTTTTCGAGGAAAAGATGGTAATCCAGGCTGCGTTCGGAACACATGTGCTCATAGGGCATGCCCTCTACATCTTGGATCTGTTAATGAGGGCCGAATCCAGTGCCCTTATCATG GGTGGGAATACTCAACTGATGGTAAATGTGAGAAAATGCCATCGACCCGCATGCTTAATGTCCGAATTCGGTCATTGCCATGTTTTGAGCATGAAGGGATGATCTGGATCTGGCCTGGCAGTGCGCCTCCAACAGATACACTTCCATCTTTGCAACCTCCTACAGGATTTATGATTCACGCAGAG ATTGTCATGGAGCTGCCTGTGGAGCATGGCCTACTGCTGGACAATCTTTTAGACCTTGCCCATGCTCCTTTTACTCACACCACCACTTTTGCGAAGGGATGGAATGTTCCAAG CTTGGTGAAGTTTCTCACACCTGCATCAGGCCTTAAAGGATACTGGGATCCTTACCCAATTGACATGGAATTCCGGCCGCCCTGCATTGTCCTCTCAACTATCGGGATATCTAAACCTGGAAAACTGGAAGGAAGGAGCACCAGGCAGTGCTCAACACATCTACACCAGCTTCACGTATGCTTACCATCCTCCAGACAGAAAACAAGATTATTATACAGAATGTCATTGGATTTTGCTCCGTTGCTTAAGCACATACCTTTCATGCATATCTTGTGGAGACACTTTGCAgaaaag GTGTTGAATGAGGACCTAAGGCTGGTGGTTGGCCAGCAAGATCGCATGATCAATGGAGCAAATGTTTGGAACTCACCGGTCTCGTACGACAAGCTTGGTATAAGATACAGATTATGGAGAGATGCACTTGAGAGAGGAGTTGATCATTTTCCATTTACCaagcaagacaattag
- the LOC135615417 gene encoding uncharacterized protein LOC135615417 isoform X3 — translation MMSTKFLEMQKIREEENFLERLHKLQLGIPNTLNVISNIPFLFVGIVGLTLCFYRNYFRLRLQGEIWGWSIFFLGVTAVAFGSSYYHLKPNDARLVWDRLPMTVAFTSIMAIFIIERVDEKTGTTSIAPLVIAGILTILYWRFFDDLRPYALIQFLPCIIIPLMAILIPPMYTHSSYWLWAAGFYLLAKVEEAEDKQIYKWTNHIVSGHTLKHLFAAMVPVFLTLMLAKRDIEPERRSLLQKWKIYWIRIKESGLKAERLECEYSEVSTTV, via the exons GTATACCTAATACACTAAATGTGATTTCAAATATTCCTTTTCTCTTCGTTGGCATTGTCGGGCTTACACTCTGCTTCTATAGAAACTATTTTAGGTTAAG ATTGCAAGGTGAAATTTGGGGTTGGTCAATTTTCTTTCTTGGTGTGACTGCTGTTGCATTTGGTTCTTCCTATTACCACCTCAAGCCAAACGATGCTCGGCTTGTTTGGGATCGGCTACCT ATGACTGTAGCATTTACATCTATTATGGCAATCTTCATCATTGAGAGGGTTGATGAAAAGACTGGAACAACATCAATTGCACCCCTTGTTATTGCGGGTATACTTACCATCTTGTATTGGAG ATTTTTCGATGATTTACGCCCTTATGCACTCATCCAGTTCCTTCCTTGCATCATTATACCTTTAATGGCTATACTAATTCCACCAATGTATACACATTCTTCGTACTGGCTATGGGCAGCAG GATTTTATCTCTTGGCTAAAGTAGAAGAAGCTGAAGATAAACAGATTTACAAATGGACAAATCACATTGTCAGTGGGCATACTCTTAAGCATCTTTTTGCGGCAATGGTTCCAGTTTTCTTGACACTCATGCTTGCAAAAAGAGACATTGAGCCTGAGAG GAGGAGTTTGCTTCAGAAATGGAAGATCTATTGGATCAGAATAAAAGAAAGTGGGTTAAAGGCTGAAAGATTGGAATGCGAGTACTCTGAAGTTTCAACGACGGTCTAA